The following are encoded together in the Actinoplanes sp. N902-109 genome:
- a CDS encoding heme-copper oxidase subunit III — MTAAPAIDKSRIHSLTRPNMVSVGTIVWLSSELMFFAALFAMYFAIRAADYSMWEEHTKELNIPYATTFTVILVLSSVTCQLGVFAAEKGDVHALRRWFTITFVMGLIFVLGQANEYRNLVHEGIKINGDGYGSMFYLTTGFHGLHVTGGLIAFIIYMIRTTMGRFTPAQATSAIVVSYYWHFVDVVWIALFAMIYWLQ, encoded by the coding sequence GTGACAGCGGCCCCAGCCATCGACAAGAGCCGGATCCACTCGCTGACCCGTCCCAACATGGTCAGCGTCGGGACCATTGTGTGGCTCTCCAGCGAGCTCATGTTCTTCGCGGCTCTGTTCGCCATGTATTTCGCGATCCGCGCGGCGGACTACAGCATGTGGGAAGAGCACACCAAAGAGCTCAACATCCCGTACGCGACGACGTTCACGGTCATCCTCGTGCTGTCGTCGGTGACCTGCCAGCTCGGCGTTTTCGCGGCAGAGAAGGGTGACGTGCACGCGCTGCGGCGCTGGTTCACGATCACCTTCGTCATGGGCTTGATCTTCGTGCTCGGGCAGGCGAACGAGTACCGCAACCTGGTCCACGAGGGCATCAAGATCAACGGCGATGGCTACGGATCGATGTTCTACCTCACGACGGGCTTCCACGGCTTGCACGTCACGGGCGGTCTGATCGCCTTCATCATCTACATGATCCGCACCACCATGGGCCGGTTCACCCCGGCGCAGGCCACCTCGGCGATCGTCGTGTCGTACTACTGGCACTTCGTCGATGTGGTGTGGATCGCGCTGTTCGCCATGATCTATTGGCTTCAGTAG